The Actinomadura sp. WMMB 499 genome includes a window with the following:
- a CDS encoding aspartate aminotransferase family protein: MSTIDHLWLHFTRHSDADDPSVPVIVRGEGAYVWDAQGKRYLDGLAGLFAVQVGHGREELAEAAAEQTRRLAYFPLWSHAHPAAIELADRLAAAAPGDLNRVFFTVSGGESVETAWKLAKQYFKLTGRPRKHKVISRSLAYHGTSQGALSITGIPGAKQDFEPLVPSTIRVPNTNFYRAPEHPGDLAAFGRWAADRIEEAIEFEGPDTVAAVFLEPMQNTGGCFPPPPGYFEHVREICDRHDVLLVSDEVICAFGRLGHAFGADRYGYRPDIITTAKGLTSGYAPLGAVLLDERLMEPFRRDGATFMHGSTYGGHPVSCAVALANLDVLEREGLYEHVRATEPAFRATLERLTDLPIVGDVRGGGFFYGIELVKDKTTRETFTAEESERILQGHVSAKLFESGLYCRADDRAEPVVQLAPPLICEQTHFDEMEQILRDALTSASKLL, translated from the coding sequence ATGTCGACCATCGACCATCTCTGGCTGCACTTCACACGGCACTCCGACGCCGACGACCCGTCCGTCCCGGTGATCGTGCGCGGTGAGGGCGCCTACGTGTGGGACGCCCAGGGAAAGCGGTACCTCGACGGGTTGGCCGGGCTGTTCGCCGTGCAGGTGGGGCACGGCCGGGAGGAGCTGGCCGAGGCCGCCGCAGAGCAGACGCGGCGGCTGGCCTACTTCCCGCTGTGGTCGCACGCCCACCCGGCCGCGATCGAGCTGGCCGACCGGCTGGCCGCCGCCGCGCCCGGCGACCTGAACCGCGTGTTCTTCACCGTCAGCGGCGGCGAATCGGTCGAGACCGCGTGGAAGCTGGCCAAGCAGTACTTCAAGCTGACCGGCCGGCCCCGCAAGCACAAGGTGATCAGCCGCTCGCTCGCCTACCACGGCACCTCCCAGGGCGCCCTGTCGATCACCGGGATCCCCGGCGCGAAACAGGACTTCGAACCGCTCGTGCCCAGCACGATCCGGGTGCCGAACACCAACTTCTACCGCGCCCCCGAACACCCCGGCGACCTCGCGGCGTTCGGCCGGTGGGCCGCCGACCGCATCGAGGAGGCCATCGAGTTCGAGGGCCCCGACACCGTCGCCGCGGTCTTCCTGGAGCCCATGCAGAACACCGGCGGCTGCTTCCCCCCGCCGCCCGGCTACTTCGAACACGTCCGCGAGATCTGCGACCGGCACGACGTCCTGCTGGTGTCCGACGAGGTGATCTGCGCGTTCGGCCGGCTCGGACACGCCTTCGGCGCCGACCGCTACGGGTACCGGCCCGACATCATCACCACCGCCAAGGGCCTCACCTCCGGCTACGCTCCGCTCGGCGCCGTGCTGCTGGACGAACGGCTGATGGAGCCGTTCCGCCGCGACGGTGCCACCTTCATGCACGGCTCCACCTACGGCGGGCACCCCGTCTCCTGCGCGGTCGCGCTCGCCAATCTCGACGTGCTCGAACGCGAAGGGCTCTACGAGCACGTCCGCGCCACCGAACCCGCGTTCCGAGCCACCCTGGAAAGGCTCACCGACCTTCCCATCGTCGGCGACGTCCGCGGCGGCGGCTTCTTCTACGGCATCGAACTCGTCAAGGACAAGACGACCCGGGAGACGTTCACGGCCGAAGAGTCCGAACGGATCCTGCAAGGCCACGTGTCCGCGAAACTGTTCGAATCCGGCCTGTACTGCCGCGCCGACGACCGCGCCGAACCGGTCGTCCAGCTCGCACCACCCCTGATCTGCGAGCAGACACACTTCGACGAAATGGAACAGATCCTCCGCGACGCACTCACAAGCGCCTCGAAACTACTGTAA
- a CDS encoding PGPGW domain-containing protein, whose product MVVNEKAAPSRHVRLRDTMRRNALLNTAWRIGVFTVGATVALGGLVMMITPGPGMLGIIIGLAILATEFAWARRALNHARAAAERAKEKAFDPKRRRRNAVLGVTGGLLAGAAILGYLAVYDFVLPWRIQDVSFWN is encoded by the coding sequence GTGGTTGTTAACGAAAAGGCCGCACCGAGCCGCCACGTCCGCCTGCGCGACACCATGCGCCGCAACGCCCTGCTCAACACCGCCTGGCGGATCGGCGTCTTCACCGTGGGCGCCACGGTCGCCCTCGGTGGCCTCGTCATGATGATCACCCCGGGCCCGGGGATGCTCGGCATCATCATCGGCCTCGCCATCCTCGCGACCGAGTTCGCCTGGGCCCGCCGAGCCCTCAACCACGCCAGGGCCGCCGCCGAACGCGCCAAGGAGAAGGCCTTCGACCCCAAGCGCCGGCGCCGCAACGCCGTCCTCGGAGTCACCGGCGGCCTCCTGGCCGGCGCCGCCATCCTCGGCTACCTCGCCGTCTACGACTTCGTCCTCCCGTGGCGGATCCAGGACGTCAGCTTCTGGAACTGA
- a CDS encoding SsgA family sporulation/cell division regulator, producing the protein MNSSTTVSAELGLRLVVPDRTTVPLLAGLEYAADDPYAIRMAFYVGDDEPVEWIFARELLTVGIVRKVGDGDVEVWPGDDDGALHIALSSPFGNALFEVPLSPLADFLHRTYQAVPAGEEPDFIDIDAELENLLWPS; encoded by the coding sequence ATGAACAGCAGTACCACAGTCTCAGCGGAGCTGGGCCTTCGTCTCGTCGTCCCCGACCGCACGACCGTCCCTCTGCTCGCCGGGCTGGAGTACGCGGCCGACGACCCGTACGCGATCCGGATGGCCTTCTACGTGGGCGATGACGAGCCGGTGGAGTGGATCTTCGCCAGGGAGCTGCTGACCGTCGGCATCGTGCGCAAGGTCGGGGACGGCGATGTCGAGGTCTGGCCCGGCGATGATGACGGCGCGCTGCACATCGCGCTGTCCTCGCCGTTCGGGAACGCGCTCTTCGAGGTGCCCCTGTCGCCGCTGGCGGACTTCCTGCACCGGACGTACCAGGCGGTGCCGGCCGGCGAGGAGCCCGACTTCATCGACATCGACGCGGAGCTCGAGAACCTGCTCTGGCCGTCATGA
- the sthA gene encoding Si-specific NAD(P)(+) transhydrogenase has product MNDFDLLVLGSGPGGRRAAIAAAKLGRRVAVVDRREMIGGVCINTGTIPSKTLREAVLYLTGLNQRELYGQSYRVDDDITVADLGMRTRHVIGREVDVVRSQLARNRVTVLPGTGRFLEPHTVGITSEPGREQKVTADRIVIATGTRPARPDTVEFDDHTVIDSDGIIDLDRVPESMVVVGAGVIGIEYAAMFAALGTKVTVVERRERMLDFCDLEIVEALKYHLRDLAVTFRFRETVASVERTEHGAITVLESGKRIPADTVMYSAGRHGMTDDLNLDAAGLTADHRGRITVDGDYRTDVPHIYAVGDVIGFPSLAATSMEQGRIAAHHACGEPLAQMHELQPIGIYTIPEISFVGRTEDALTEEKIPFEVGISRYRELARGQIIGDSYGMLKLLVSPEDRRLLGVHVFGTGATELVHIGQTVMGCGGTVDYLVNAVFNYPTLAESYKVAALDAMNKMRHIARLTS; this is encoded by the coding sequence GTGAACGATTTCGATCTCCTCGTGCTCGGATCGGGCCCCGGCGGCCGGCGCGCCGCCATCGCCGCCGCCAAGCTGGGACGCCGGGTGGCGGTCGTCGACCGCCGCGAGATGATCGGCGGCGTCTGCATCAACACCGGAACGATCCCGTCCAAGACCCTGCGGGAGGCCGTCCTCTACCTCACCGGCCTCAACCAGCGCGAACTCTACGGGCAGAGCTACCGGGTCGACGACGACATCACGGTGGCCGACCTGGGGATGCGGACCCGGCACGTGATCGGCCGGGAGGTCGACGTCGTCCGCAGCCAGCTCGCCCGCAACCGCGTCACCGTGCTGCCGGGCACCGGACGCTTCCTCGAGCCGCACACCGTCGGCATCACCTCCGAGCCGGGCCGCGAGCAGAAGGTCACCGCCGACCGCATCGTGATCGCGACCGGGACCCGCCCCGCCCGTCCGGACACCGTCGAGTTCGACGACCACACGGTCATCGACTCCGACGGGATCATCGACCTCGACCGCGTCCCCGAGAGCATGGTCGTCGTGGGCGCCGGAGTGATCGGCATCGAGTACGCCGCGATGTTCGCCGCGCTCGGCACCAAGGTCACCGTCGTCGAACGGCGCGAGCGGATGCTCGACTTCTGCGACCTGGAGATCGTCGAGGCGCTCAAGTACCACCTGCGCGACCTGGCGGTCACCTTCCGGTTCCGCGAGACGGTCGCCTCCGTCGAGCGGACGGAGCACGGCGCGATCACCGTCCTGGAGAGCGGCAAGCGCATCCCGGCCGACACGGTCATGTACTCCGCGGGCCGCCACGGCATGACCGACGACCTGAACCTCGACGCCGCGGGCCTCACCGCCGACCACCGCGGCCGGATCACGGTCGACGGGGACTACCGCACGGACGTCCCGCACATCTACGCCGTCGGCGACGTCATCGGCTTCCCGTCCCTCGCCGCCACCTCGATGGAGCAGGGCCGCATCGCCGCGCACCACGCGTGCGGCGAACCGCTCGCGCAGATGCACGAACTCCAGCCCATCGGGATCTACACGATCCCCGAGATCAGCTTCGTCGGCCGCACCGAGGACGCCCTCACCGAAGAAAAGATCCCGTTCGAAGTGGGCATATCCCGTTACCGTGAGCTCGCCCGAGGGCAGATCATCGGCGACTCCTACGGGATGCTCAAACTACTCGTCTCGCCCGAAGACCGCCGCCTCCTCGGCGTGCACGTCTTCGGCACCGGCGCCACCGAGCTCGTCCACATCGGCCAGACGGTCATGGGCTGCGGGGGCACGGTCGACTACCTGGTCAACGCCGTGTTCAACTACCCCACCCTCGCGGAGTCCTACAAGGTCGCGGCCCTGGACGCGATGAACAAGATGCGCCACATCGCCCGCCTCACCTCATGA
- a CDS encoding TetR/AcrR family transcriptional regulator, which produces MTEDRRVLPVVGGPRPERADAVRNRRRILAAARRVIAARGVEGLSLDDVAREAGVGVGTVYRRFGGRSRLLYALIDEREREFQSAFMHGPAPLGPGDGDAAPAARVRAFLHALADRTEEQSELLLTAESDTPFARFRDAYYDLYRLHLTGLIERIRPSDAEYLADALLAPLAANLFRYQRHARGMDVARIKAGLDDLLAGVIHPQEGVMREAGPRPH; this is translated from the coding sequence GTGACGGAAGACAGGCGCGTCCTGCCGGTCGTGGGCGGCCCGCGCCCCGAACGGGCCGACGCCGTACGGAACCGCCGCAGGATCCTCGCCGCCGCCCGCCGGGTGATCGCCGCGCGCGGCGTCGAGGGCCTGTCCCTCGACGACGTCGCACGCGAGGCCGGCGTCGGCGTCGGTACCGTCTACCGCCGATTCGGCGGCCGCTCGCGGCTGCTCTACGCGCTGATCGACGAGCGCGAGCGCGAGTTCCAGTCGGCCTTCATGCACGGCCCCGCGCCCCTCGGCCCCGGCGACGGCGACGCCGCGCCCGCCGCGCGCGTCCGGGCGTTCCTGCACGCGCTCGCCGACCGCACCGAGGAGCAGTCCGAACTCCTCCTGACGGCCGAGAGCGACACGCCCTTCGCGCGCTTCCGCGACGCCTACTACGACCTGTACCGGCTGCACCTCACCGGGTTGATCGAGCGGATACGACCGTCCGACGCCGAATACCTCGCCGACGCCCTCCTGGCGCCCCTGGCCGCCAACCTCTTCCGCTACCAGCGGCACGCCCGCGGGATGGACGTCGCGCGCATCAAGGCAGGTCTCGACGACCTCCTCGCCGGGGTGATCCATCCCCAAGAGGGGGTTATGCGGGAAGCCGGTCCGCGTCCACACTGA
- a CDS encoding SDR family NAD(P)-dependent oxidoreductase: MTLDGRTALVTGGARGIGAAVARRLAGAGADVAITYRRADDRARRVVAEIGALGRRAVAIPADAADPAAATGAVDRAAAELGRLDVLVNNAGIAPYGPLEDVRPEDVDHVLAVHVRAAYLAAQAAARHLGPGGRIISVGSSMAERVPDPGWTLYAMSKSALLGLTKGLARDLGPRGITAVLVHPGSTDTEMNPADSPDAEHERAHSALGRYGRPDDVAAMVAHLAGPGGDYVTGAAIVVDGGYAA, encoded by the coding sequence ATGACATTGGACGGACGGACGGCACTGGTCACCGGGGGCGCGCGGGGCATCGGCGCGGCCGTCGCCCGGCGGCTGGCGGGAGCGGGCGCGGACGTCGCGATCACCTACCGGCGCGCGGACGACCGCGCCCGGCGGGTGGTCGCGGAGATCGGGGCGCTCGGGCGGCGGGCCGTGGCGATACCGGCGGACGCGGCCGATCCGGCCGCGGCCACCGGGGCCGTCGACCGCGCGGCCGCGGAGCTGGGGCGGCTCGACGTCCTGGTGAACAACGCCGGGATCGCCCCGTACGGGCCGCTGGAGGACGTGCGTCCCGAGGACGTCGACCACGTGCTGGCCGTCCACGTGCGGGCCGCGTACCTGGCGGCGCAGGCGGCGGCGCGGCACCTGGGGCCGGGCGGGCGGATCATCAGCGTGGGCAGTTCGATGGCCGAACGGGTGCCCGACCCGGGCTGGACGCTCTACGCCATGAGCAAGTCGGCGCTGCTCGGGCTGACGAAGGGGCTGGCCCGGGACCTGGGGCCGCGCGGCATCACGGCCGTCCTGGTGCATCCGGGATCGACCGATACCGAGATGAATCCGGCCGACTCGCCGGACGCCGAGCACGAGCGGGCGCACAGCGCGCTCGGCCGGTACGGGCGGCCGGACGACGTCGCGGCGATGGTCGCGCACCTGGCCGGTCCGGGCGGCGACTACGTGACCGGGGCCGCGATCGTGGTCGACGGCGGATACGCGGCGTGA
- a CDS encoding multidrug efflux SMR transporter, whose product MPWVLLVAAAAMELVWATALKHSEGFTRLWPTVIGVPVCLLSVVVLTLALRDLPVGTAYAVWVGLGSLGVAVMGMVALGESASPARVACLALILVGVVGLRAVEG is encoded by the coding sequence ATGCCGTGGGTCCTGCTGGTCGCCGCCGCCGCGATGGAGCTGGTGTGGGCGACGGCGCTGAAGCACTCGGAAGGCTTCACGCGGCTGTGGCCGACGGTGATCGGCGTCCCGGTGTGCCTGCTGAGCGTGGTGGTGCTCACGCTGGCGCTCCGGGACCTGCCGGTCGGCACCGCCTACGCCGTCTGGGTCGGACTGGGGTCGCTGGGCGTGGCGGTCATGGGGATGGTGGCGCTCGGCGAGAGCGCCTCCCCGGCGCGGGTGGCCTGCCTGGCGCTGATCCTGGTCGGCGTGGTCGGCCTCAGGGCCGTCGAGGGGTGA
- a CDS encoding aminotransferase class IV has protein sequence MNGELVDAGTAAVSVFDHGVLVGDGVFETVKAQHGEPFALTRHLRRLARSAALLGLPEPDHDSLAQGTLEVLAAAPRWPLGRVRITYTSGPGPLGSARGDAGPTVTIIAGEQRPFPATGDVTVVPWARNERGALTGVKSTSYAENALALAYAAERGSGEAIFANTAGRLCEGTGSNVFVVRGGRLLTPPLSSGCLAGITRELTLEWCGGEEEDLALDDLYRADEAFLTSTTRDVQPIRAVDGTALPSAPGPITHKAMEAFAARAAELMDP, from the coding sequence ATGAACGGGGAGCTGGTCGACGCCGGGACGGCGGCCGTGTCGGTGTTCGACCACGGCGTGCTCGTCGGGGACGGGGTGTTCGAGACCGTCAAGGCCCAGCACGGGGAGCCGTTCGCGCTCACCCGGCACCTGCGGCGCCTCGCCCGCTCGGCCGCCCTTCTCGGCCTCCCCGAACCCGACCACGACTCGCTCGCCCAGGGCACCCTGGAGGTGCTCGCCGCCGCGCCCCGGTGGCCGCTCGGCCGCGTCCGCATCACCTACACCAGCGGCCCCGGCCCGCTCGGCTCCGCGCGCGGCGACGCCGGCCCGACCGTCACGATCATCGCGGGCGAGCAGCGGCCGTTCCCGGCGACGGGCGACGTCACGGTCGTCCCGTGGGCCCGCAACGAGCGCGGCGCGCTGACCGGCGTCAAGAGCACCTCCTACGCCGAGAACGCGCTCGCGCTCGCCTACGCCGCGGAGCGGGGGAGCGGCGAGGCGATCTTCGCCAACACCGCCGGGCGGCTGTGCGAGGGCACCGGCAGCAACGTCTTCGTCGTCCGTGGCGGGCGGCTGCTCACGCCGCCGCTGTCGTCCGGGTGCCTGGCCGGCATCACCCGCGAGCTGACGCTCGAATGGTGCGGCGGCGAGGAGGAGGACCTCGCCCTCGACGACCTGTACCGCGCCGACGAGGCGTTCCTGACGTCCACGACGCGCGACGTGCAGCCGATCCGCGCCGTGGACGGCACGGCCCTGCCGTCCGCGCCGGGGCCCATCACGCACAAGGCCATGGAGGCGTTCGCCGCCCGCGCCGCGGAGCTGATGGACCCCTGA
- a CDS encoding chorismate-binding protein, with the protein MRPAVTGGQAHRWAGAPFAHAGGVLATGLADVTTDPGALDSRGWWAVVVTYEGKVTCARFDDVRPAAHPAGHWPAPGEWTSSLDEPAYVAGVEAIRAAIADGVVYQANLCRVLSAPIAPNADIAGLGARLAAGNPAPHAMTLRLPGLAVASASPELYLARDGRTVTSRPIKGTGRTARDLLPKDRAENVMIVDLVRNDLGRVAEVGSVRVPGLCEVEEHPGLVHLVSTVEARLGSAGWPELLAATFPPGSVTGAPKSSALTLLEELEPVPRGPYCGAIGWVDADARRGALAVGIRTFWAEDGMLRFGTGAGITWGSDPHGEWRETELKAARLLEVASG; encoded by the coding sequence ATGCGTCCTGCCGTGACCGGCGGGCAGGCACACCGGTGGGCAGGCGCCCCGTTCGCGCACGCCGGGGGAGTGCTCGCGACCGGGCTCGCGGACGTCACCACCGACCCGGGCGCCCTCGACTCGCGCGGCTGGTGGGCGGTCGTCGTCACCTACGAGGGAAAGGTCACGTGCGCCCGGTTCGACGACGTCCGTCCCGCGGCCCATCCGGCGGGCCACTGGCCGGCGCCGGGGGAGTGGACGTCCTCGCTGGACGAGCCCGCGTACGTCGCGGGCGTCGAAGCGATCCGCGCCGCGATCGCCGACGGCGTCGTCTACCAGGCGAACCTCTGCCGGGTGCTGTCCGCGCCGATCGCGCCGAACGCCGACATCGCCGGGCTCGGCGCGCGGCTCGCCGCGGGCAACCCGGCGCCGCACGCGATGACCCTCCGGCTTCCCGGCCTCGCGGTCGCGAGCGCGTCGCCCGAGCTCTACCTCGCGCGCGACGGCCGCACGGTGACGTCCCGTCCGATCAAGGGCACCGGCCGGACGGCCCGCGACCTGCTGCCCAAGGACCGTGCGGAGAACGTCATGATCGTCGACCTGGTCCGCAACGACCTGGGGCGCGTCGCCGAGGTCGGGTCGGTCCGGGTTCCCGGGCTCTGCGAGGTCGAGGAGCATCCGGGGCTGGTGCACCTGGTGTCGACCGTCGAGGCGCGGCTCGGGTCCGCCGGATGGCCGGAGCTGCTCGCCGCGACGTTTCCTCCCGGTTCGGTCACCGGCGCGCCGAAGTCCAGCGCCCTGACCCTGCTCGAGGAACTCGAACCCGTCCCTCGCGGGCCGTACTGTGGAGCCATCGGGTGGGTGGACGCGGACGCCCGGCGCGGCGCCCTCGCGGTGGGCATCCGAACCTTCTGGGCGGAGGACGGCATGCTCCGCTTCGGCACCGGCGCCGGGATCACGTGGGGGTCCGACCCGCACGGGGAATGGCGCGAAACGGAGCTGAAGGCGGCTCGGCTATTGGAGGTGGCGTCCGGGTGA
- a CDS encoding helix-turn-helix domain-containing protein: MPTEDVVAADFAPVAALLADRARAAMLTALLDGRPLAAGELARAAGVGASTASAHLARLLDGGLVTVLSQGRHRYYALRDAEVAQLVEALSRMSPPVRVRSLRQSGEARRLRRARTCYDHLAGQAGVALCAALLDGGLLEPDTDGYAATRKGAEALDALGLDVAALRRSRRRFAWPCLDWTERRPHLNGALAAALTGRMIDLGWFERGAAPRALTVTGAGLAGLAGSFGCVLP; encoded by the coding sequence ATGCCCACCGAGGACGTCGTCGCCGCGGACTTCGCGCCCGTCGCGGCCCTGCTGGCCGACCGGGCGCGGGCCGCGATGCTGACGGCGCTGCTGGACGGACGGCCGCTCGCCGCCGGCGAACTGGCCCGTGCGGCCGGCGTCGGCGCGTCCACCGCGAGCGCGCACCTCGCGCGACTGCTGGACGGCGGTCTCGTCACCGTGCTCAGCCAGGGACGCCACCGGTACTACGCGCTGCGGGACGCCGAGGTCGCGCAGCTCGTCGAGGCGCTGTCGCGGATGAGCCCGCCCGTCCGGGTGCGGAGCCTGCGGCAGTCGGGCGAGGCGCGGCGGCTGCGCCGGGCGCGCACCTGCTACGACCACCTCGCCGGCCAGGCGGGCGTCGCGCTGTGCGCCGCGCTCCTGGACGGCGGCCTGCTGGAGCCCGACACCGACGGCTACGCCGCGACGCGTAAGGGCGCGGAGGCTCTGGACGCCCTCGGCCTGGACGTCGCGGCCCTGCGCCGCTCGCGCCGCCGGTTCGCCTGGCCCTGCCTCGACTGGACCGAGCGGCGCCCCCACCTCAACGGGGCCCTCGCCGCCGCGCTGACCGGCCGGATGATCGACCTCGGCTGGTTCGAGCGTGGCGCCGCGCCCCGCGCGCTGACGGTGACCGGTGCGGGCCTCGCCGGGCTCGCCGGCTCGTTCGGATGCGTCCTGCCGTGA
- a CDS encoding TetR/AcrR family transcriptional regulator: MTSTPTPSSSAGSSQPAEEAPRPRRRLTAQARRSSILAAARRAFTESGDMSGTTIKVIAEHSGISEGVIYRHFESKEQLFFEAVVEPLKEAVDDLVAATATVDRDQPLTPELQLKTMTGLYRQLISTLEEVLPLLGLVLFGDPQVARRFYRENFAVAMDRLAEAWREVEDRYGFPFESPDISARAVMGIAFILALESHHSRGFDRHRAISLISEGTVKGFFPALEPTRRRT, encoded by the coding sequence GTGACCAGTACGCCAACCCCGTCGAGCAGCGCGGGGTCGTCGCAGCCCGCCGAGGAGGCCCCGCGCCCGCGGCGCCGGCTCACCGCCCAGGCGCGCCGGAGCTCGATCCTCGCCGCCGCGCGGCGCGCCTTCACCGAGTCCGGCGACATGAGCGGCACGACCATCAAGGTGATCGCCGAGCACAGCGGCATCAGCGAGGGCGTGATCTACCGCCACTTCGAGAGCAAGGAGCAGCTCTTCTTCGAGGCCGTCGTCGAGCCCCTCAAGGAGGCGGTGGACGACCTCGTCGCCGCGACGGCGACCGTGGACCGCGACCAGCCGCTCACGCCGGAACTGCAGCTCAAGACGATGACCGGCCTCTACCGGCAGCTCATCTCCACGCTGGAGGAGGTCCTGCCGCTGCTGGGCCTGGTGCTCTTCGGCGACCCGCAGGTGGCCCGCCGGTTCTACCGGGAGAACTTCGCCGTGGCGATGGACCGCCTCGCCGAGGCGTGGCGCGAGGTCGAGGACCGGTACGGCTTCCCGTTCGAGTCCCCGGACATCTCCGCCCGCGCCGTGATGGGCATCGCGTTCATCCTGGCGCTGGAGAGCCACCACAGCCGCGGCTTCGACCGCCACCGCGCGATCTCGCTGATCAGCGAGGGCACCGTCAAGGGGTTCTTCCCGGCCCTCGAGCCGACCCGCCGCCGGACCTGA
- a CDS encoding thiolase family protein has protein sequence MTSREALIVAGARTAIGTAYKGSLADVDALELGTRAVAEAVRRSGVPADRVDDVVLGESLYGGGAIGRYAAIEAGLVHAPGIAHNRHCASGLAALQTAASSVIAGMDRVVVAGGVQSSSTAPKTNRRVPGTDDWEEDWLAPSHPETPDAPIRDMTITVGWNAAVKAGIGRAEMDAWAYRSHMRAVAGIDAGAFADEIFPLEVTRRDGTSFTFEVDEHPRRNSTPEKLASLKPLHPEIEDFTITAGNSAGVNDGAAALVVADRAAAAEHGLEPLAAVRAWASAGVPPAETGLAPAPAIRRALDRAGLRVGDVALWEINEAFASVPIAAVRELGLDEETVNVLGSGCSLGHPVAMTGARMVLTLVHELRRRGGGIGVAAMCAGGGMGSAVVLEVPAPS, from the coding sequence ATGACGAGCCGTGAGGCGCTGATCGTCGCGGGCGCCAGGACCGCGATCGGCACCGCGTACAAGGGCTCCCTGGCCGACGTCGACGCGCTCGAACTGGGCACGCGGGCCGTCGCCGAGGCCGTCCGGCGCTCCGGCGTGCCGGCGGACCGGGTGGACGACGTCGTGCTGGGGGAGTCGCTCTACGGCGGCGGGGCCATCGGCCGCTACGCCGCGATCGAGGCCGGGCTCGTGCACGCGCCGGGCATCGCGCACAACCGGCACTGCGCCTCCGGGCTCGCCGCGCTGCAGACCGCCGCGTCCTCCGTCATCGCCGGCATGGACCGCGTCGTCGTCGCGGGCGGCGTCCAGTCGAGCTCCACCGCGCCCAAGACGAACCGGCGGGTGCCCGGCACGGACGACTGGGAGGAGGACTGGCTCGCGCCCAGCCACCCCGAGACCCCCGACGCCCCCATCCGGGACATGACGATCACGGTCGGCTGGAACGCCGCGGTCAAGGCCGGTATCGGCCGCGCCGAGATGGACGCGTGGGCCTACCGCTCGCACATGCGGGCCGTCGCCGGGATCGACGCCGGTGCCTTCGCCGACGAGATCTTCCCGCTCGAGGTGACCCGCCGGGACGGGACGTCGTTCACGTTCGAGGTCGACGAGCACCCGCGGCGGAACTCGACCCCGGAGAAGCTCGCGTCCCTCAAGCCGCTGCACCCCGAGATCGAGGACTTCACCATCACCGCCGGGAACTCGGCCGGGGTGAACGACGGCGCCGCGGCGCTGGTGGTCGCCGACCGCGCCGCCGCGGCCGAGCACGGCCTCGAGCCGCTGGCCGCCGTGCGGGCGTGGGCGTCGGCCGGGGTGCCGCCCGCGGAGACCGGCCTGGCCCCGGCGCCCGCGATCCGCCGGGCGCTCGACCGGGCGGGCCTGCGGGTCGGGGACGTCGCCCTGTGGGAGATCAACGAGGCGTTCGCGTCGGTGCCCATCGCCGCGGTGCGCGAGCTGGGGCTGGACGAGGAGACGGTGAACGTCCTCGGTAGCGGCTGCAGCCTGGGGCATCCCGTCGCGATGACCGGCGCCAGGATGGTGCTCACGCTGGTGCACGAGCTGCGCCGCCGCGGCGGCGGCATCGGGGTCGCGGCGATGTGCGCCGGCGGCGGGATGGGCAGTGCCGTCGTGCTCGAGGTTCCCGCCCCGTCCTGA
- a CDS encoding amidohydrolase family protein yields MLNQDLGAVAEMIVNPDVVVGVADAGAHVALTMDAGNSTYFLKHWVRDEELLGIGRAVRKLTLEGADLFGIPGRGVLRPGAFADVNVLDLDVLDLDAPEMAADLPLGANRFVQAARGYDYTLVNGAVIVDHDEPTGALPGRVVTPG; encoded by the coding sequence GTGCTCAACCAGGACCTCGGCGCCGTCGCGGAGATGATCGTCAACCCCGACGTCGTCGTGGGCGTCGCCGACGCCGGCGCGCACGTCGCGCTGACCATGGACGCCGGGAACTCGACCTACTTCCTGAAGCACTGGGTGCGCGACGAGGAGCTCCTCGGCATCGGCCGGGCCGTCCGCAAGCTGACGCTGGAGGGCGCCGACCTGTTCGGGATCCCCGGCCGGGGCGTGCTGCGGCCGGGCGCCTTCGCCGACGTGAACGTCCTCGACCTGGACGTCCTCGACCTCGACGCGCCGGAGATGGCGGCCGACCTCCCGCTCGGCGCGAACCGCTTCGTGCAGGCCGCCCGCGGCTACGACTACACCCTGGTCAACGGCGCCGTCATCGTCGACCACGACGAGCCGACCGGGGCGCTGCCCGGCCGGGTCGTCACGCCGGGCTGA